The Natronosporangium hydrolyticum nucleotide sequence GTCGGTGGGGCTGCCCGGCCCCGGAGACAGGACCGCCAGGTCCGGCGCGAACTCCGCGAGGTGCCGGCCAACCGCCTCACCGAGCCCGCCGCGGGGAACCCGGACGGTGAGCACCTCGGCTCCGGCGACCCGGAAGTAGCCGGCGAGGGTGTGGACGAACGAGTCCTCGTGGTCGAAGAGCAGCACCCGGCAGCTGCTGGCGCGTCGGGCCGGTGCGGCCGCGGCCGGGGCGGAGGGCGGTGCCAAGGCCTCCAGCATGGCCGAGGCCTTGGCTTCGGTCTCTGCCTCCTCGGCGGCCGGGTCGCTTTCGAACAGCAAGGTGGCCGCGGCGCGGACCTCGGCGACGCCGTCCTTGATCATGATCGTCCGGATGGTCAGCCCGGTGTTGACATCCCCGTTCGCGAGCACCGCGCCGATCGCGCCGCCATACCACCGGCGCGGCGATCGTTCGTGCTCGTCGATGAAGCGCATCGCCCACAGCTTCGGGGCGCCGGTCACGGTGACCGCCCACATGTGGCTGGCGAAGGCGTCCAGCCCGTCGTAACCGGCGCGCAGGGTGCCCTCGACGTGGTCGACGGTGTGGATGACCCGGGAATACATCTCGATCTGCCGCCGGCCGATGATTCGGATCGACTCCGGTTCGCAGACCCGCGACTTGTCGTTGCGGTCCACATCGGTGCACATGGTCAGCTCGCTGCGGTCCTTGTCGCTGGAGAGCAGCTGCAGGATCTGGTCGGCGTCCTCGATCGGGTCAGCGCCCCGGGTCACGGTGCCGGAGATCGGGCAGGTCTCCACCCGCCGGCCGGTCACCCGGACATGCATCTCCGGCGAGGCGGAGACGATGAAGTCGTTGTCGCCGAGGTTCATCAGCGCGCCGTACGGCGCCGAGTTGTGGTCCCGCAGCCACCGGAACAGCTCGCTGGGTCGGCGCCGGCACGGCTGCCGGAACGACTGGCTCGGGACCACTTCGAACAGGTCGCCGCGCAGGAAATACTCCTTCGCCACATCGACCAGGGCGGCGTACTCACCCGGCTGGTGGTCCCGGGCCTCGCCCGGCATCGACTCGACCGGCACGAACGGTGCGTCGGCGGTGGTCCGAGCGCCCTCACTGGTGCGCCCGGCGTAGCGGAACTCGTAACGGTGCTCCTGCGCGGTCTCCGAGTGGCGGTCGATCACCAGTAGCCGGTCCGGCAGGTAGAGCACCAGGTCGCGGTGGTCTCCGGGGGGACGCGCGGCGAGGTCCTCGACCTGTCGGATCAGGTCATAGCCGAAGCTGCCGTAGAGGCCGAGATGGGCGATGTCGTCGGGCAGCGCCGCCTGCACCGCCCGCACCACCGAGAAGATGGACGGTTGCCGGGTGCGCTCCTCCTCGGCGAAGTCGCGCTCGCCCTGGTCGTGGGGGCGGATCGTCACCTCCACCCGGTCGTCGCCGACGGTGGCCGCGGCCAGGTGTGGATGCTCCGAGAGCGCCGCCGCCAGCCCGGCCAGCGGGACCCGGCCGCGTTCGTTGAGGGCGGTGAGCCAGACCTCCTCGCCACGCGCCTCCAGCGCTAGCGGCGGATCCACGAAGGCGATGTCCCATCGGGTGTATCGACCGGGGTAGTCCATGCCGGAGCTGAGCACCACACCGCGCCGGACATCCAGCGCGCTGATGATCTCATCCAGCTGGTCAGGGGAGGTCGCCTCTGCGCTGTGAATAACCTCGATCATGACTCGCTCTCCGGTCTGCGCCGCCGTGCTCGCGGGGACGATCGCAGCCTATCAACGTCGCCACGACGCGAAGGGGTCTCGTTACCACCTGTCCACCAGGTGGATAGCATCAGAGTCAGTGACTCCACGCCGACTCCTCACCCTCACCGTACTGCTCTGCGCGCTCGGGGCGGTGCTAGTCCTGGTTGCGGTCGGGCGTACCTGGCTGGTGGAGGTGACCCCGCGGCCGGCGCCGCTGTCAGAGATCCGGACCGAGACCACCGGCGGTCAGCTCCGACCGTGGCTGCCGGCGTCGGGTTGGGTGGCGCTGGCCGGGGCAGGCGCGCTGCTCGCGATCCGGGGCTGGCCGCGCCGACTGGTCGGGGCGTTGCTGGCGACCGCTGGTGCGCTGCTGGTCGCCGGGGCGGTGGCGAGCCTGGCGGAGCCGGAGCTGTCGTCCGGGTGGCCGTGGGCGACGCTGGCCGGCGGCGCGGCGGTGGCGGTCGCCGGGGTGATCGCCGCGGCACGCGGCCACCAGTGGCCCTCGATGGGGGCCCGGTACGAACGCAGCCCGGCCGCTCGGCGTGCCCGCCGGGGTGACCTCGCGGCTGACCCGGCGAGATCGACATCGGCCCGTCCGGAGGAGCTGTGGGACGCCCTTGACCAGGGAGAAGACCCGACCTCCCGGTAGGACTGCGGGTGCGGCGCGGCATTATGCCTCACTGCTGAGCGTGAGGTCCGCCATACCCCCGATGAGCGGTGATGGGGCTGAGGCCTAGCATCAGGCGCAACGGCACCCGGAGAGGGGAGTCTCTTGGTCGCGGCTGAGCAGTCAGATCCGCCATCGGCGAGCACACTCGACGAGATCGTCGCCGGGGTACGCGCGCAGGTCGAGCTCCGTGCGCAGCGCGTGCCGCTGGAGGCCCTTCGGGAGAAGGTGACCGCGGCCCCCAGCGTTCGCGATGCGTACAGCGCACTGCGGCGACCGGGGGTGGGGGTGATCGCGGAGATCAAGCGTGCGTCCCCGTCCGCGGGTGCGTTGGCGGAGATTCCAGATGCGGCGATGCTGGCCGGCGAGTACGCCGCCGGCGGCGCCCGGTGCATCAGTGTGTTGACCGAACCGGAGTGGTTCAACGGTTCAATGGAGGACCTGTCCGCGGTACGCGCGGCGGTCGATGTGCCGGTGCTCCGGAAAGACTTCGTCGTCTCCAGCTACCAGGTGCACGAGGCCCGTGCCTTCGGCGCCGACCTGGTCCTGTTGATCGTGGCGGCGCTGGAGCAGCCGGTGCTGATCGGCCTGCGGGAGCGGATCGAGTCGTTGGGCATGACGGCGCTGGTCGAGGTCCATGATGAGGACGAGGCGGACCGGGCGCTGGAGGCCGGTGCCCGGGTGATCGGGGTCAACGCCCGTAACCTCAGCACCATGGAGGTGGACCGGTCGGTCTTCGAGCGGGTCGCGCCGGGCCTGCCCAACCATGTCATCAAGATCGCTGAGTCCGGTGTGCGCGGTCCGCACGACCTGATCCGGTACGCCGCCGCCGGCGCGGACGCGGTGCTGGTCGGCGAGGGGCTGGTGCGGCACAAGAGCCCGCGGGACGCAGTCGCCGAGCTGGTCACCGCCGGTAGCCACCCTGCAACCCCGAGGCCGGTCCGATGAGCACCGCGCTGGGCCTGGCCGAGGCCGAGGGCAGGTTCGGCCGGTACGGCGGCCGGTTCGTCCCGGAGGCGCTGATCGCTGCCCTGGAGGAGGTGGAGACCGCCTACCGGGCGGCGCAGGCCGACACCGACTTCCAGGTGGAGTTCGCGGCGATGTTGCGCGACTACGCCGGCTGCCCGTCGCGGCTCTACGAGGCGACCCGGCTCTCCGCCGAGCTCGGCGGCCGGGTGCTGCTCAAACGGGAGGATCTCAACCACACCGGCGCCCACAAGCTCCGCAACGTGCTCGGGCAGGGGCTGCTCGCCAAGCGGATGGGCAAGCCGCGGCTGATCGCCGAGACCGGCGCCGGCCAGCACGGTGTCGCCACCGCCACGGTCGCGGCCTACCTGAACCTTTCGTGCACGGTCTACATGGGTGAGGTGGACACCGAGCGGCAGGCGCTCAACGTCGCCCGGATGCGGATGCTGGGCGCCACCGTGGTGCCGGTGCGCACCGGTTCGCGCACGCTCAAGGACGCGATCAACGAGGCGATGCGGGACTGGGTGACCAACGTCGCCGACACCCACTACCTGC carries:
- a CDS encoding Trp biosynthesis-associated membrane protein — protein: MTPRRLLTLTVLLCALGAVLVLVAVGRTWLVEVTPRPAPLSEIRTETTGGQLRPWLPASGWVALAGAGALLAIRGWPRRLVGALLATAGALLVAGAVASLAEPELSSGWPWATLAGGAAVAVAGVIAAARGHQWPSMGARYERSPAARRARRGDLAADPARSTSARPEELWDALDQGEDPTSR
- the trpC gene encoding indole-3-glycerol phosphate synthase TrpC, which translates into the protein MVAAEQSDPPSASTLDEIVAGVRAQVELRAQRVPLEALREKVTAAPSVRDAYSALRRPGVGVIAEIKRASPSAGALAEIPDAAMLAGEYAAGGARCISVLTEPEWFNGSMEDLSAVRAAVDVPVLRKDFVVSSYQVHEARAFGADLVLLIVAALEQPVLIGLRERIESLGMTALVEVHDEDEADRALEAGARVIGVNARNLSTMEVDRSVFERVAPGLPNHVIKIAESGVRGPHDLIRYAAAGADAVLVGEGLVRHKSPRDAVAELVTAGSHPATPRPVR
- a CDS encoding anthranilate synthase component I; translated protein: MVPASTAAQTGERVMIEVIHSAEATSPDQLDEIISALDVRRGVVLSSGMDYPGRYTRWDIAFVDPPLALEARGEEVWLTALNERGRVPLAGLAAALSEHPHLAAATVGDDRVEVTIRPHDQGERDFAEEERTRQPSIFSVVRAVQAALPDDIAHLGLYGSFGYDLIRQVEDLAARPPGDHRDLVLYLPDRLLVIDRHSETAQEHRYEFRYAGRTSEGARTTADAPFVPVESMPGEARDHQPGEYAALVDVAKEYFLRGDLFEVVPSQSFRQPCRRRPSELFRWLRDHNSAPYGALMNLGDNDFIVSASPEMHVRVTGRRVETCPISGTVTRGADPIEDADQILQLLSSDKDRSELTMCTDVDRNDKSRVCEPESIRIIGRRQIEMYSRVIHTVDHVEGTLRAGYDGLDAFASHMWAVTVTGAPKLWAMRFIDEHERSPRRWYGGAIGAVLANGDVNTGLTIRTIMIKDGVAEVRAAATLLFESDPAAEEAETEAKASAMLEALAPPSAPAAAAPARRASSCRVLLFDHEDSFVHTLAGYFRVAGAEVLTVRVPRGGLGEAVGRHLAEFAPDLAVLSPGPGSPTDFDTAKVIDRLITAGVPIFGVCLGHQAIAEYFGGPLGLLPDPLHGKEREVRVVGNGFLDQLPAEFLAGRYHSIFVPAGQLPEQLVTVATDDAGAVIALQHRELPIYGVQFHPESLMSKRDETGQAVIDAVVARAVAARAGSAR